A single Candidatus Margulisiibacteriota bacterium DNA region contains:
- a CDS encoding VWA domain-containing protein, with the protein MFKIVAEVLNSKKKEIQELLKDFYKNPYNKFGKTVLNQLRVLINQVRSDRKLQVQWGQAGGGSFMDFDNNRIVFDPIMISFDTLDIKQEILKLNFISLHEIIHKLITRYPEFAADMEEKKEVDGYFEMMALGALLNAVEDPRDNDYMLRKLPGSSKWQDLSYDYLTGENPELFGQPMKLLALKQALGHTPDFIIYTSELIKFWKTGQTSKVLPDRVRKLLDETLDAFNRAYKEQPKSLDEYEVQRSATESFKIVIEEIWKKGYSDMLDELKDLERARQQMLDESSRKDILDQLTPQEMDELIKAIMKAIQDMQNANNQQQGGQGMPMPGAGSGQSGQPSSAEGDRGQSSAPTAAPEKKTGSQQPAQRSDKQGTGKAQGQDAGKAGDEKPEAAGKPDGAAEPGKQPVKEGKTPQGLPEGELGQPDGAKIADKGSAMGKKGDTRKPEEGPETLPDDKSGQGQPAKDVQDGQDGAQTPAEIPKDWKGEIDWNKVSDELKEKLKQKAKENTLPEIENKLENNLNEAGKQLQDINEGQHKFNKPDKGKASAGKEATGEQTGDKPSEDPSGVPGKSAQGGTGGDGFAMQQDAAKTGPEQISGPDIDGIPDNIDKQVSSPVLNQQALARDIKTEPEISPDKLQEVQQKSREIINKLDEAVNQGDLLVSLNPYEQVLVKFADPINRLTTGIGDVLYKNKNPQLRYGYDSGNYISMEMAMQMQANPALYQIFGRETLPQEYDFEFLFFIDLSISMKDNRKIIQAFVGLTMGVEALERNSIKNSVIGFNYGQVILKDFEDNLSPAMRNRLSTIVKLPSGGTNDAEALEFGYNIFKQRPGTIKFMILLTDGGTGQPQKLPEVLGVIAREAVIPLPIALGFGPETSELDKHYPIALPNLSHEEFVEVFPPLLRDMMENPQQYLSTNSSSNLKNLLRTHLLHSAINHPMFDRYALNTNNLPFADDFKQNYPEQKIPIDLLDFKAKANDKFSGKIKYE; encoded by the coding sequence ATGTTTAAAATAGTAGCAGAAGTTTTGAACAGTAAAAAGAAAGAAATCCAGGAATTATTAAAGGATTTTTATAAAAATCCCTATAACAAGTTCGGTAAAACGGTACTAAACCAGCTGCGAGTACTTATTAATCAGGTCAGGTCCGACCGCAAATTGCAGGTACAGTGGGGGCAGGCAGGCGGCGGCTCGTTTATGGATTTTGACAATAACCGCATAGTTTTTGATCCGATCATGATTAGCTTTGATACCTTGGATATTAAGCAGGAAATTTTAAAACTTAATTTTATCAGTCTGCACGAAATAATTCATAAACTGATAACTCGTTACCCGGAATTCGCGGCAGATATGGAAGAAAAAAAGGAAGTAGACGGATATTTTGAAATGATGGCCCTGGGAGCTTTGCTAAATGCTGTAGAGGACCCGCGGGATAATGATTATATGCTGCGCAAATTACCCGGAAGCAGTAAGTGGCAGGACCTCTCCTATGATTATTTGACAGGTGAAAATCCCGAATTATTCGGCCAACCCATGAAACTGCTTGCCCTCAAGCAGGCCCTTGGCCATACACCTGATTTTATCATTTATACCTCTGAATTAATCAAATTTTGGAAAACCGGGCAAACATCCAAAGTTTTACCGGACAGGGTTCGCAAGTTATTGGATGAAACTTTGGACGCCTTTAACAGGGCCTATAAGGAACAACCAAAGTCACTCGATGAATATGAAGTACAGCGCTCGGCAACAGAGTCCTTTAAGATTGTTATTGAGGAAATCTGGAAAAAAGGTTATAGCGATATGCTGGATGAGCTCAAAGACCTGGAAAGGGCCCGGCAGCAGATGCTTGATGAATCAAGCCGTAAAGATATTTTAGATCAGTTAACTCCGCAGGAGATGGACGAATTGATAAAAGCTATTATGAAGGCGATTCAAGATATGCAAAACGCGAACAATCAACAGCAGGGTGGACAGGGTATGCCCATGCCCGGAGCAGGCAGTGGTCAATCCGGACAACCATCATCAGCAGAAGGTGACAGAGGTCAGTCATCTGCTCCTACTGCAGCTCCGGAAAAAAAGACCGGATCTCAACAACCTGCTCAAAGATCAGATAAACAGGGAACCGGCAAAGCTCAGGGACAAGATGCCGGAAAAGCCGGAGACGAAAAACCTGAAGCTGCCGGTAAACCTGATGGAGCTGCTGAACCTGGAAAACAACCTGTTAAAGAAGGTAAAACACCTCAAGGTTTACCTGAGGGTGAGCTGGGACAACCAGATGGCGCTAAAATTGCGGATAAAGGTTCAGCTATGGGTAAGAAGGGAGATACCCGGAAACCTGAAGAAGGGCCTGAAACGTTACCGGACGATAAATCCGGGCAGGGCCAACCTGCAAAAGACGTTCAAGATGGTCAGGACGGAGCTCAAACTCCTGCTGAAATTCCCAAAGACTGGAAAGGTGAAATAGACTGGAACAAGGTTTCTGATGAATTGAAAGAAAAACTTAAACAGAAAGCTAAGGAGAATACTTTACCCGAAATAGAAAATAAGCTTGAAAATAACCTAAATGAAGCCGGTAAACAATTGCAGGATATTAACGAAGGTCAGCATAAATTTAATAAACCTGATAAAGGTAAGGCCTCCGCTGGAAAAGAAGCAACAGGTGAACAGACCGGCGATAAACCTTCTGAAGATCCGTCTGGTGTGCCTGGCAAATCAGCACAGGGCGGTACAGGTGGAGACGGATTTGCCATGCAACAGGATGCCGCTAAAACAGGCCCGGAACAAATATCAGGACCGGATATTGACGGAATACCTGACAATATAGATAAACAAGTCTCAAGTCCGGTATTAAATCAGCAGGCTCTGGCTCGGGATATAAAGACCGAACCGGAAATTTCACCGGATAAACTGCAGGAGGTCCAGCAAAAAAGTCGTGAGATTATCAATAAACTGGACGAAGCGGTTAATCAGGGAGATCTGCTGGTTTCTTTAAATCCGTATGAACAGGTGCTGGTAAAGTTCGCTGACCCTATAAACCGTCTGACAACCGGAATAGGAGACGTTTTATATAAGAATAAAAATCCTCAATTGCGCTATGGCTATGATAGCGGTAACTATATTTCCATGGAAATGGCCATGCAGATGCAGGCAAATCCTGCCTTGTACCAGATTTTCGGACGTGAAACCCTGCCGCAGGAATATGATTTCGAGTTTTTATTTTTTATCGATTTATCCATCTCCATGAAAGATAACCGCAAGATTATCCAGGCTTTTGTGGGCCTGACCATGGGAGTTGAAGCCCTGGAAAGAAATTCTATAAAAAACAGTGTAATCGGTTTTAATTACGGGCAGGTTATCCTGAAAGATTTTGAGGATAATTTGAGTCCCGCGATGAGGAACCGTCTGAGTACCATAGTAAAGTTGCCCAGTGGTGGAACAAATGACGCGGAAGCCCTGGAATTCGGCTATAACATATTTAAGCAGCGGCCAGGCACAATAAAATTCATGATTTTATTGACCGATGGCGGTACAGGTCAGCCTCAAAAATTACCTGAGGTACTCGGTGTTATTGCCAGAGAAGCTGTAATACCCCTGCCTATAGCCCTTGGCTTTGGGCCGGAAACAAGTGAACTGGACAAGCATTATCCTATTGCCTTGCCAAACCTGAGCCATGAGGAATTTGTGGAGGTATTTCCTCCGTTGCTCAGAGATATGATGGAGAATCCTCAACAATATTTATCGACAAATAGCAGTTCAAATTTGAAAAATTTATTGAGGACACATTTATTACATTCAGCGATAAATCATCCGATGTTTGATCGTTATGCGCTGAATACCAATAATCTGCCTTTTGCCGACGACTTTAAACAGAATTATCCGGAACAAAAAATTCCCATAGATTTGTTGGATTTTAAAGCAAAAGCTAACGATAAATTTAGCGGAAAGATAAAATATGAATAA
- a CDS encoding 4Fe-4S cluster-binding domain-containing protein → MNKKFSYFLPYSPFQDLSGFCNDHQSRYPADWVYRPLGMELEITAACNLGCAGCAVEKSANVLSTEIIEKIFAGAAGTGIAFYTLTGGEPFQSFDRLLEIIKIAPLDLYKINTNGFAFDTIQNTEKLLTRLYFSTHNRFLKPGLYISQGQQNIAGIPLLNSIYALVSALTLLDPERFFITLANFDYNPENMEKIEKEFQLLLDKYQLPLNLFDFHFIKIVDPVLCSTAIRKSTRDNEETGLEMLVERFNERILNCSPQAVINNNDYLGPRLFVRANGDVFACPGFSLVHRIGNIRTESLEGILYNANQSKIIRRLFSGGLPALYKEMQRSSPTLANRSLNSLSGPCNICAYLKNC, encoded by the coding sequence GTGAATAAAAAATTTTCCTATTTTCTGCCCTATAGCCCTTTTCAGGATCTTTCCGGCTTTTGTAATGATCATCAAAGCAGGTATCCGGCGGACTGGGTTTACCGTCCGCTGGGCATGGAACTGGAAATAACGGCTGCCTGTAACCTTGGTTGCGCTGGATGTGCCGTGGAAAAATCTGCGAATGTATTGTCTACGGAAATTATAGAAAAAATTTTTGCGGGGGCAGCCGGAACGGGCATTGCTTTTTATACTCTGACCGGAGGCGAACCCTTCCAGAGTTTTGACAGGCTTTTGGAAATAATAAAAATCGCTCCTCTGGATTTATATAAAATTAATACTAACGGTTTTGCCTTTGACACCATACAGAATACTGAAAAATTGTTAACAAGACTGTATTTTTCAACCCATAACCGATTCTTAAAGCCCGGTTTGTATATTTCGCAGGGTCAGCAGAATATAGCCGGGATTCCGCTGTTGAATAGCATATATGCTCTGGTCAGCGCTTTAACCTTACTGGATCCGGAGCGTTTTTTCATAACCTTGGCTAATTTTGACTATAACCCTGAAAATATGGAAAAAATTGAAAAGGAATTTCAACTTCTTTTGGATAAGTATCAGCTACCTCTAAATTTATTTGATTTTCATTTTATCAAAATCGTTGACCCGGTTTTATGTTCAACAGCTATAAGAAAATCTACTAGGGATAATGAAGAAACCGGGCTGGAGATGCTGGTGGAGCGCTTCAATGAACGAATATTAAACTGTTCACCGCAAGCCGTTATTAATAATAATGACTATCTGGGGCCAAGATTATTTGTGCGTGCTAACGGAGATGTTTTTGCCTGTCCGGGATTTAGTCTTGTACACAGGATTGGCAATATAAGGACAGAATCTTTAGAAGGAATTTTATACAATGCGAATCAAAGCAAAATCATTAGACGACTTTTTTCAGGCGGTCTTCCGGCCTTGTATAAAGAGATGCAGCGCAGTAGTCCGACGCTGGCCAACCGCTCTCTAAATTCGTTGTCAGGGCCATGTAATATCTGCGCTTATTTAAAAAATTGTTGA
- a CDS encoding radical SAM protein has product MNILFLHISEHTNNKFRTNLVPCGMFGLADYISNSGANVKIIHKELEELLNPGFSITEHIAKNKYRIVCMDLNYHTQAFSVIKYAQLIKHSFTDTYICLGGMTASLYANEILENFPELDFIIRGDSEEPLLRLITALKNKQSPVLIKGISYRQGKRIFNNELAGSIKPDILNNISFSNYSLLAHYDEYLRLRMGTPILYKERQAYYSAGRNCNKNCSFCGASVDVKKKLSVNGATLWKSIPSVLNDFKKFKEYQISSWNTCWDPPDNHEYYLELFNKIRKNNIYLKLVFDCFDLPHTEFIRAVRQTFISGSVLTLSPNSGSQQVRVNNKLSKYSNEKIFETCDLIAKNSLLCSIYFSAGFAGEKISDTKKTIKLIQQIKNKFPNFRIIAEMIEPEPFANALMSDNDGDLTGFPKTFMDYYQLHKDGKELSYGTKYFKFEEIKEIIGEYNTYASN; this is encoded by the coding sequence ATGAATATCCTGTTCCTGCACATATCCGAACATACTAATAATAAATTTCGTACTAACCTGGTTCCCTGCGGAATGTTCGGGCTGGCCGATTATATATCGAACAGCGGAGCAAATGTGAAAATAATTCATAAAGAACTGGAAGAGCTGTTAAATCCGGGATTCTCTATTACCGAGCACATAGCAAAAAATAAATACAGGATTGTCTGTATGGACCTGAATTATCACACACAAGCTTTCAGCGTGATTAAATATGCCCAACTAATAAAGCACAGTTTTACCGACACTTATATTTGTCTGGGAGGGATGACGGCTTCTCTTTACGCAAATGAAATCCTGGAAAACTTTCCTGAACTTGATTTTATTATTCGGGGAGACAGTGAAGAGCCACTTCTGCGACTTATTACCGCGTTAAAAAACAAACAATCTCCAGTTCTTATAAAAGGGATCAGTTACCGACAGGGCAAAAGGATATTTAACAACGAACTTGCGGGCTCTATAAAGCCGGATATATTGAATAATATCTCATTTTCTAACTATAGTCTGCTCGCTCATTACGACGAATACCTACGTCTGCGTATGGGCACGCCGATACTGTATAAAGAACGTCAGGCATATTACTCGGCGGGACGTAACTGCAACAAAAACTGCAGTTTCTGCGGAGCATCGGTCGATGTTAAAAAAAAGTTATCCGTCAACGGAGCTACTTTATGGAAAAGCATACCTTCTGTTCTCAACGATTTCAAAAAATTCAAGGAATATCAAATAAGCAGTTGGAATACCTGCTGGGATCCACCTGATAATCATGAGTATTATCTGGAATTATTTAACAAAATAAGAAAAAATAACATTTATTTAAAATTAGTTTTCGATTGTTTTGATCTGCCTCACACTGAATTTATCAGGGCAGTACGGCAAACTTTTATCAGCGGTTCTGTTTTGACCCTTTCCCCGAACTCAGGGTCGCAGCAAGTCAGGGTAAATAATAAGTTGAGCAAGTACTCAAATGAAAAAATTTTTGAAACTTGCGATTTGATAGCCAAAAACAGCCTGCTTTGCAGTATTTATTTTTCAGCAGGATTTGCCGGCGAAAAAATCAGTGATACAAAAAAAACCATTAAACTTATTCAGCAAATAAAAAACAAATTTCCTAACTTCAGGATAATTGCTGAAATGATTGAACCTGAACCTTTTGCAAACGCTTTGATGTCAGATAATGACGGTGACTTGACTGGTTTTCCAAAAACATTTATGGACTATTATCAATTGCACAAAGACGGAAAAGAACTGTCGTACGGCACAAAATACTTTAAATTTGAGGAAATAAAAGAGATAATTGGAGAGTATAACACTTATGCATCAAACTGA
- a CDS encoding radical SAM protein: MFKIKKSRKFANGIVYLLETDDGYPLEVTDTFLPYYTKFCINKHSNKLNKNDPGSRTERWMIGVSVMSGCPVHCKFCATGKLKKWRNLTAEEIAAQVEFIISRNNYNPKNSKEFKINYTRMGEPFLNTENVKKAIRLVNKLHTNVHHYISTIGIKKSDMAWIKNNMTLQLSLHSTDEQRRKGLIPYTNKMSISELGQVRTKSALKTTLNLTLVDKKDFDIKILREYFDPEYFFIKLSPINKNSISEKHKLGKGIIKQTNLL, encoded by the coding sequence ATGTTCAAAATAAAAAAAAGCAGAAAATTTGCCAACGGGATTGTATACTTGCTGGAAACCGATGACGGATATCCTCTGGAGGTTACGGACACGTTTCTTCCATATTATACAAAATTCTGTATTAACAAGCATTCCAACAAATTAAACAAAAATGATCCAGGCTCAAGAACCGAACGCTGGATGATAGGAGTTTCTGTAATGTCCGGGTGCCCTGTACATTGCAAATTCTGTGCCACCGGTAAACTGAAAAAATGGAGAAATCTGACAGCTGAAGAAATTGCGGCACAAGTTGAATTTATAATTTCCAGGAATAATTATAATCCAAAAAACAGTAAAGAGTTCAAGATTAATTATACCCGAATGGGGGAACCTTTTTTAAACACGGAAAATGTCAAAAAAGCCATCAGACTTGTCAATAAACTACATACAAATGTCCATCATTATATCTCGACCATCGGTATTAAAAAAAGTGACATGGCCTGGATAAAAAACAACATGACATTACAATTAAGCCTGCACAGTACTGATGAACAAAGACGAAAAGGACTTATCCCCTATACGAACAAAATGTCCATTTCAGAACTGGGTCAAGTCCGCACTAAAAGCGCTTTGAAAACTACTTTAAACCTGACCCTGGTGGATAAAAAAGATTTTGATATAAAAATACTGCGCGAATATTTTGATCCCGAATATTTTTTTATAAAACTCTCGCCTATTAATAAAAACAGCATCTCTGAAAAGCATAAACTGGGTAAAGGAATCATAAAACAAACAAATCTGCTTTGA
- a CDS encoding FAD-dependent oxidoreductase → MLKELQTDVLILGAGPAGLAAAIYSARAGKDTIILKGKTRSRLEMAHLIENYPGLPALTGSEMLSGFEKQAQEFGAKIINGDALELALGYDPKMVTTRNELITAKTVILALGRGQHEQSIPNEERLVGMGVSYCATCDGAFFKGKNVIIYGNDEEAVDDALMLKQLGCNTTLITYCKKVKCPDKLIETIEKKDIKYISNARITNIQGESMLTAVEIEKDGSVSTLPADGLFIIQEVPAQTLLKKSGVTISSKDCITVDREMNTNLPGVFAAGDVTCGGLQIAIAVGEGATAALNALKYIRGLAGS, encoded by the coding sequence ATGTTAAAGGAACTACAAACAGACGTTCTAATTTTGGGAGCCGGTCCGGCCGGACTTGCCGCGGCAATTTATTCGGCCAGGGCAGGCAAGGATACAATCATATTAAAAGGCAAAACCAGGTCCAGACTGGAAATGGCCCATCTCATAGAAAATTATCCGGGACTGCCGGCGCTAACCGGTAGTGAAATGTTGTCCGGATTTGAAAAACAGGCTCAGGAATTCGGGGCGAAAATTATTAATGGTGACGCGCTGGAACTGGCTTTGGGTTATGATCCTAAAATGGTAACAACCCGTAACGAATTGATAACTGCGAAAACAGTTATTCTTGCTTTAGGTAGGGGGCAGCATGAACAATCCATCCCCAATGAAGAAAGGTTGGTGGGTATGGGTGTTTCATATTGCGCCACATGCGACGGAGCTTTTTTCAAGGGAAAAAATGTTATTATCTATGGTAATGATGAAGAGGCTGTAGACGATGCGCTCATGCTTAAACAACTTGGCTGTAATACTACTCTGATAACTTATTGTAAAAAAGTTAAATGTCCGGATAAATTAATTGAAACTATTGAAAAAAAAGACATAAAATATATTTCAAACGCGCGTATTACAAATATTCAGGGAGAATCCATGCTGACAGCTGTTGAAATAGAAAAAGATGGTTCGGTCAGCACCTTGCCGGCTGATGGGCTTTTTATTATTCAGGAAGTTCCGGCGCAAACTTTGTTAAAAAAGTCCGGAGTTACCATTAGCAGCAAGGATTGTATCACCGTTGATCGAGAAATGAATACCAATCTCCCTGGTGTTTTCGCAGCCGGAGATGTAACCTGCGGCGGACTGCAGATAGCTATTGCTGTGGGTGAGGGTGCAACTGCGGCTTTAAACGCGCTTAAATATATTCGGGGGCTTGCTGGTAGTTGA
- a CDS encoding class I SAM-dependent methyltransferase: MMLANRLIKRFKIMRKWAAQNNITCFRLYDKDIPEYPVLIDWYAGQAVVWIYHRKKDDTEKKQQLFTLDCIDQIKAGLDLKEQDIILKKQARQRGSQNDDSKKIVEKSRIIDEQGLKFEVDLYNYLDTGLFLDHRNTRNMVRTKARDKDFLNLYAYTGSFTCYAAAGEARSTVTVDLSNTYSKWAVRNMAINGFEVSTRHRIVTSDCFKFLKESVLKGKKYDLIVCDPPSFSNSKKIDYTFILDRDYVELLNLVLKLLKPEGELFFSTNFRNFNLDETRFPSQYRIADISERTVPFDFRNKKIHQCWIISEK, from the coding sequence ATGATGCTGGCCAACAGATTAATCAAACGTTTCAAAATCATGCGGAAATGGGCAGCTCAGAACAATATTACCTGTTTTCGGCTTTATGATAAGGATATTCCCGAATATCCGGTGCTCATAGATTGGTATGCCGGGCAGGCTGTTGTCTGGATTTATCACCGGAAAAAGGATGATACCGAAAAAAAGCAGCAACTGTTTACATTGGACTGTATAGATCAGATTAAGGCAGGTCTGGACCTAAAGGAACAGGATATTATTCTCAAAAAGCAGGCCCGGCAGCGCGGATCTCAAAATGATGATAGTAAAAAAATTGTAGAAAAAAGCCGTATAATCGACGAACAGGGCCTGAAATTTGAGGTAGACCTTTATAATTATCTGGATACCGGACTATTCCTGGACCATCGCAATACCAGAAACATGGTCAGGACCAAAGCCAGGGATAAGGATTTTCTAAACCTCTATGCCTATACCGGGTCGTTTACATGTTATGCTGCAGCCGGAGAGGCCAGGTCCACTGTAACGGTAGATTTAAGTAACACCTACAGTAAATGGGCAGTCCGGAACATGGCCATAAATGGTTTTGAGGTTTCGACAAGACACAGAATAGTAACCTCGGATTGTTTTAAATTTTTAAAGGAAAGTGTTTTAAAAGGAAAAAAATATGATCTGATTGTCTGCGACCCTCCATCTTTCAGCAATTCCAAGAAAATTGATTATACTTTTATTCTGGACAGGGATTATGTTGAATTGTTGAACCTGGTATTAAAATTATTGAAACCGGAAGGAGAACTTTTTTTCAGTACAAACTTTAGAAATTTCAATCTGGATGAAACCAGATTTCCCAGCCAATACAGGATTGCAGATATTTCCGAAAGGACCGTGCCCTTTGATTTTCGTAACAAAAAAATACATCAGTGCTGGATTATCAGTGAGAAATAG
- a CDS encoding beta-hydroxyacyl-ACP dehydratase: MVSNPLIDLNTLDLSKEIVSKKEILKLNPQRYEFEQLDKIVYMDLENYLAVGTKKQTPDEFWTKGHIPSRPLMPGVLMIEMAAQLGSILFHKKLDTEGKTFFGFGGVNNVKFRGSVEPGANFIMVVKATKFRPRIATFDAQGFVDNKMVFEGEVTGLIF, from the coding sequence ATGGTTTCCAATCCGCTAATTGATTTAAATACACTTGACCTCAGCAAAGAAATTGTGTCCAAAAAAGAAATATTAAAGCTCAACCCTCAACGTTATGAATTTGAACAGCTGGATAAAATAGTATATATGGATCTGGAAAACTATCTCGCTGTAGGGACAAAAAAACAAACTCCAGACGAATTTTGGACAAAAGGACATATTCCCTCCAGACCATTAATGCCGGGTGTGCTGATGATTGAGATGGCAGCCCAGTTGGGTTCTATTTTGTTTCATAAAAAACTTGATACTGAGGGAAAAACTTTTTTTGGTTTTGGCGGAGTAAATAATGTAAAATTCCGAGGCAGTGTTGAGCCCGGAGCTAATTTTATAATGGTTGTTAAAGCCACAAAATTTCGCCCCAGAATAGCCACATTTGATGCGCAGGGTTTCGTGGACAATAAAATGGTTTTCGAAGGTGAAGTAACCGGACTTATTTTTTGA
- a CDS encoding glycosyltransferase family 4 protein produces the protein MKKNIKQKHALNCKIKVNIFAESFIGEANGVLTAVKQTIQALTHHKEVEVQFNGKKQADILHSHTIGPFFLLKSLEKSHKTIISAHVIPDSFIGSLIFSKWWKPLAKVYLRFIYNQADTIIAVSPKVKVELQKIGIKRNIEVLCNGVDRKKFKPDETARKKIRKNYNIPLKKTVVLCVGQLQPRKGLEDFIACARLLPDLIFLWAGGRPYGRLTEQYSKMNKLINTAPKNIIFTGIIAFDEIPYIYAAADIYFMPSYQENFAYATIEAASVKLPLVTRDIPEYLDTLFNHYLKGTTVQEFCLCIRRLTEDKSCYQKYQHHSDILAEKYNLNIYGDKLINIYKNVLEECSQAELAENVV, from the coding sequence ATGAAAAAAAATATCAAACAAAAACACGCGCTGAATTGTAAAATCAAAGTAAACATTTTTGCTGAATCCTTTATAGGAGAAGCCAATGGAGTTCTTACCGCTGTTAAACAAACTATTCAGGCGCTTACACACCATAAGGAAGTTGAAGTACAGTTTAACGGTAAAAAACAAGCAGATATTCTGCATTCACATACTATCGGACCTTTCTTTTTACTAAAAAGTCTGGAAAAATCTCATAAAACTATTATTTCCGCTCACGTAATACCGGATTCTTTTATCGGCAGTCTTATTTTCAGCAAGTGGTGGAAACCATTGGCCAAGGTATATTTGAGGTTCATATATAACCAAGCGGATACGATAATCGCAGTCTCGCCTAAAGTTAAAGTAGAGCTGCAAAAAATTGGCATAAAAAGAAACATTGAGGTCCTATGTAACGGTGTTGACCGAAAAAAATTTAAACCCGATGAGACCGCGCGTAAAAAAATTCGTAAAAATTATAATATACCTCTCAAAAAAACTGTAGTTTTATGCGTCGGACAGCTGCAACCGCGTAAAGGACTGGAAGATTTTATTGCCTGCGCCCGATTATTACCTGATTTAATTTTCTTGTGGGCCGGCGGAAGACCTTATGGCAGACTAACCGAGCAATATTCAAAAATGAATAAGCTGATAAACACCGCGCCTAAAAATATTATTTTTACCGGGATAATTGCTTTTGATGAAATACCATATATTTATGCTGCCGCGGATATATATTTTATGCCCTCCTACCAAGAAAATTTTGCCTACGCAACGATCGAGGCTGCTTCAGTAAAACTGCCATTGGTTACCAGGGATATACCGGAATACCTGGATACTTTGTTTAACCATTATCTTAAAGGTACAACTGTTCAGGAATTCTGTTTATGCATCCGCAGACTGACCGAGGATAAATCCTGCTATCAAAAGTATCAGCACCACTCTGATATATTGGCAGAAAAATATAATCTGAACATTTATGGAGATAAACTGATAAATATTTATAAAAATGTCCTTGAGGAATGCAGCCAAGCAGAATTGGCTGAAAATGTCGTTTAG
- a CDS encoding tryptophan-rich sensory protein, producing MIKLIQIFNIISFIGMIIINSLANTLPINGKNTGEISDLYPNLFTPAGITFSIWGIIYLLLLCFVVFQSQGLIRPEKTPEAVKKIGWLFFLSCILNGSWIIAWHYQQIFLTLFIMILLLLVLVFIYRKLNSGLIKNTLQITFFTKVPFSVYLGWITVAAIANITVFMVSIHLDSIGIGGQFWTCLMIIIATIITLIVINKKRDIFYTLVIIWSLYGIIVKRIADIKPVNSIIYTAILAIIIICLYMFTKYYQTRQN from the coding sequence ATGATAAAACTGATTCAAATATTTAATATTATCAGTTTTATCGGAATGATCATTATCAATTCTCTGGCTAATACCCTGCCTATTAACGGAAAAAATACCGGTGAAATTTCCGATCTCTACCCCAATCTTTTCACTCCTGCAGGGATTACTTTTTCAATATGGGGTATTATTTACCTGCTTTTACTATGTTTTGTTGTATTTCAAAGCCAGGGTTTGATCAGACCTGAAAAAACACCTGAGGCGGTAAAAAAAATCGGCTGGCTTTTTTTTCTGTCCTGCATACTCAATGGCTCATGGATAATAGCCTGGCATTATCAGCAAATTTTTTTGACTTTGTTCATAATGATATTATTGCTGCTGGTATTGGTGTTTATTTACAGAAAGTTGAATTCCGGTTTAATAAAAAACACTCTGCAAATCACTTTTTTTACTAAAGTTCCTTTCAGCGTTTATCTGGGCTGGATAACTGTTGCTGCCATTGCCAATATTACAGTGTTTATGGTTTCCATACATTTAGACAGCATAGGTATTGGTGGCCAATTTTGGACATGTTTAATGATTATAATCGCAACTATAATAACATTAATTGTTATTAATAAAAAAAGGGATATTTTCTATACTTTGGTCATCATCTGGTCGCTATATGGAATTATCGTAAAACGTATAGCAGACATTAAACCGGTAAACAGTATAATTTATACGGCTATACTAGCCATAATTATTATCTGCCTTTATATGTTTACAAAATATTACCAGACACGCCAAAATTAA